One genomic window of Panicum hallii strain FIL2 chromosome 6, PHallii_v3.1, whole genome shotgun sequence includes the following:
- the LOC112897443 gene encoding DNA-directed RNA polymerase II subunit 1 has product MDARFPYSPAEVAKVQLVQFGILSPDEIRQMSVIQIEHAETMERGKPKPGGLSDPRLGTIDRKIKCETCMAGMAECPGHFGHLELAKPMFHIGFIKTVLSIMRCVCFNCSKILADEDDTKFKQALKIRNPKNRLKRIYDACKSKKVCAGGDDLDVQDQHDTDEPVKKRGGCGAQQPNITVDGMKMVAEFKAPKKKNDDQDQLPEPVERKQILSAERVLNVLKRISDEDCLLLGLNPKFARPDWMILQVLPIPPPPVRPSVMMDTSSRSEDDLTHQLAMIIRHNENLRRQERNGAPAHIITEFAQLLQFHIATYFDNELPGQPRATQRSGRPIKSICSRLKAKEGRIRGNLMGKRVDFSARTVITPDPNINIDELGVPWSIALNLTYPETVTPYNIERLKELVEYGPHPPPGKTGAKYIIREDGQRLDLRYVKKSSDQHLELGYKVERHLNDGDFVLFNRQPSLHKMSIMGHRIKIMPYSTFRLNLSVTSPYNADFDGDEMNMHVPQSFETRAEVLELMMVPKCIVSPQSNRPVMGIVQDTLLGCRKITKRDTLIEKDVFMNILMWWQDFDGKIPAPAILKPRPIWTGKQVFNLIIPKQINLIRFSAWHSETETGFITPGDTMVRIEKGELLSGTLCKKSLGTGSGSLIHVIWEEVGPDAARKFLGHTQWLVNYWLLQNGFSIGIGDTIADAATMEKINETISKAKNDVKELIKQAQDKQLEAEPGRTMMESFENRVNQVLNKARDDAGSSAQKSLSESNNLKAMVTAGSKGSFINISQMTACVGQQNVEGKRIPFGFIDRTLPHFTKDDFGPESRGFVENSYLRGLTPQEFFFHAMGGREGLIDTAVKTSETGYIQRRLVKAMEDIMVKYDGTVRNSLGDVIQFLYGEDGMDAVWIESQKLDSLKMKKAEFDNVFRYELDDENWRPNYMLPEHVDDLKTIREFRNVFEAEVQKLEADRFQLGTEIATTGDNAWPMPVNLKRLIWNAQKTFKIDFRRPSDMHPMEIVEAIDKLQERLKVVPGDDAMSIEAQKNATLFFNILLRSTFASKRVLKEYRLTKEAFEWVIGEIESRFLQSLVAPGEMIGCVAAQSIGEPATQMTLNTFHYAGVSAKNVTLGVPRLREIINVAKKIKTPSLSVYLKPEVNKKKELAKNVQCALEYTTLRSVTHATEIWYDPDPLGTIIEEDVEFVRSYYEMPDEDVDPDKISPWLLRIELNREMMVDKKLSMADIAEKINREFDDDLSCIFNDDNADKLILRIRITNDDAPKGEIQDESAEDDVFLKKIEGNMLTEMALRGIPDINKVFIKHGKVNKFEQNDGFKADQEWMLDTEGVNLLAVMCHEDVDATRTTSNHLIEVIEVLGIEAVRRSLLDELRVVISFDGSYVNYRHLAILCDTMTYRGHLMAITRHGINRNDTGPLMRCSFEETVDILLDAAVYAESDHLRGVTENIMLGQLAPIGTGGCSLYLNDQMLQQAIELQLPSYVEGLDFGMTPARSPISGTPYHEGMMSPSYLLSPNIRASPINTDASFSPYVGHMAFSPFPSPGGYSPSSGGYSPSSPVFTPEKGYSPLSPSYSPASPSYSPTSPSYTPGSPTYSPTSPNYSPTSPTYSPTSPSYSPTSPSYSPTSPSYSPTSPSYSPTSPSYSPTSPVYSPTSPAYSPTSPAYSPTSPSYSPTSPSYSPTSPSYSPTSPSYSPTSPSYSPTSPSYSPTSPSYSPTSPSYSPTSPAYSPTSPGYSPTSPSYSPTSPSYSPTSPSYNPSSAKYSPSHAYSPSSPRMTPYSQTSPNYSPTSPTYSPTSPSYSQPSPSYSPTSPFNTSGGPSPDYSPTSPNYSPSGSYSPTAPGYSPSSTGQANDKDESTR; this is encoded by the exons ATGGACGCGAGGTTCCCGTACTCGCCGGCCGAGGTGGCCAAGGTCCAGCTCGTGCAGTTCGGCATCCTCAGCCCCGACGAGATT AGACAAATGTCGGTGATTCAAATAGAACATGCAGAGACAATGGAGAGGGGGAAGCCGAAGCCTGGTGGGCTCAGTGACCCTCGATTGGGGACTATTGATCGGAAAATCAAGTGTGAGACATGCATGGCAGGCATGGCGGAGTGTCCAGGCCACTTTGGACACCTTGAGCTTGCAAAGCCCATGTTCCACATTGGCTTCATTAAAACTGTGCTGTCCATTATGCGCTGCGTCTGCTTTAACTGCTCCAAGATCCTCGCGGATGAG GATGATACCAAATTTAAGCAGGCTCTCAAAATCAGGAATCCAAAGAATAGATTGAAGAGAATATATGATGCTTGCAAGAGCAAAAAAGTCTGTGCAGGTGGTGATGACCTTGATGTTCAGGACCAGCATGATACTGACGAGCCTGTTAAGAAAAGAGGTGGTTGTGGTGCTCAGCAGCCAAATATTACAGTTGATGGTATGAAGATGGTTGCAGAGTTCAAAGCTCCAAAGAAGAAAAATGATGATCAGGATCAACTCCCCGAGCCAGTGGAGCGAAAGCAAATCCTCTCCGCTGAGAGG GTCCTTAACGTACTTAAGCGTATAAGTGATGAGGACTGCCTTCTGTTGGGTCTGAATCCCAAATTTGCCCGCCCTGATTGGATGATACTTCAAGTTCTTCCAATTCCTCCACCCCCTGTTAGACCATCTGTCATGATGGACACTTCTTCTAGAAGTGAG GATGATTTGACTCATCAATTAGCTATGATAATACGGCATAATGAGAATTTGAGGAGGCAAGAAAGAAATGGTGCTCCAGCTCACATTATAACAGAGTTTGCTCAGTTGTTGCAATTTCATATTGCGACGTACTTTGATAATGAACTTCCTGGTCAACCCAGG GCCACACAGCGTTCTGGAAGGCCTATCAAATCGATTTGCAGCAGGCTTAAAGCAAAAGAAGGCCGGATTAGAGGAAATTTGATGGGCAAGCGTGTTGATTTCTCGGCCCGTACTGTTATCACACCAGATCCAAATATAAACATTGATGAACTGGGAGTACCATGGAGTATTGCTTTAAATCTGACATATCCTGAAACAGTCACTCCATATAACATTGAGAG GTTGAAGGAACTTGTGGAATATGGGCCTCACCCTCCCCCGGGGAAGACAGGTGCAAAGTACATCATCAGGGAAGATGGTCAGAGGCTTGATCTTCGGTATGTGAAGAAAAGCAGTGATCAGCATTTGGAGCTGGGTTACAAG GTCGAGAGGCACCTCAATGATGGAGATTTTGTTCTTTTCAACCGGCAACCAAGTCTTCATAAAATGTCTATCATGGGGCATCGCATCAAAATTATGCCCTACTCAACTTTCCGGTTGAACTTGTCTGTCACTTCACCATACAATGCTGATTTTGATGGGGATGAAATGAATATGCATGTCCCTCAGTCATTTGAGACCAGGGCAGAAGTTTTAGAGTTAATGATGGTGCCAAAATGCATCGTGTCCCCACAGTCAAATAGGCCTGTCATGGGTATTGTCCAGGACACACTGCTTGGGTGTCGTAAAATTACTAAAAGGGACACACTCATTGAAAAG GATGTATTTATGAACATCTTGATGTGGTGGCAAGACTTCGATGGAAAGATTCCTGCACCTGCCATTTTGAAACCTAGGCCTATTTGGACTGGGAAACAAGTTTTTAACTTGATTATCCCCAAGCAAATAAACTTAATTCGGTTTTCAGCCTGGCATTCGGAAACAGAAACAGGATTTATTACTCCTGGTGATACGATGGTCAGGATAGAGAAGGGAGAGCTTCTATCTGGTACACTTTGCAAAAAGAGTCTTGGAACAGGCTCTGGAAGTCTTATCCATGTCATTTG GGAAGAGGTTGGTCCAGATGCTGCCCGCAAGTTCCTAGGTCATACGCAGTGGCTTGTCAACTATTGGCTTCTTCAGAATGGTTTCAGTATTGGAATTGGGGATACTATTGCTGATGCTGCCACCATGGAAAAGATTAATGAGACAATTTCTAAAGCTAAGAATGATGTGAAGGAGCTTATTAAACAAGCACAAGACAAGCAGTTGGAAGCTGAGCCAGGACGCACCATGATGGAATCATTTGAAAACAGAGTGAACCAG GTTCTCAACAAGGCTCGTGATGATGCTGGAAGCAGTGCTCAGAAGAGCTTATCTGAAAGCAACAATTTGAAGGCTATGGTCACTGCAGGCTCAAAAGGCAGTTTCATTAACATTTCACAAATGACTGCATGTGTCGGACAGCAGAATGTTGAGGGCAAGCGGATCCCATTTGGTTTCATTGATCGGACTCTTCCACATTTTACAAAAGATGACTTTGGTCCTGAAAGCCGTGGATTTGTGGAGAATTCTTACCTTCGAGGCTTAACACCACAGGAATTTTTCTTTCATGCTATGGGTGGTAGAGAAGGGCTTATAGATACTGCTGTCAAGACTTCTGAGACAGGATATATCCAGAGGAGACTTGTGAAGGCTATGGAGGACATAATGGTGAAATATGATGGTACTGTAAGAAATTCTCTGGGAGACGTCATTCAGTTCTTGTATGGGGAAGATGGCATGGACGCTGTTTGGATTGAATCTCAAAAATTGGACTCATTGAAGATGAAGAAGGCTGAGTTTGATAATGTATTCCGTTATGAGCTGGATGATGAGAACTGGAGGCCTAACTACATGCTGCCTGAACATGTTGATGATTTGAAGACCATACGCGAATTCAGAAATGTGTTTGAGGCAGAGGTTCAAAAGCTAGAAGCTGATCGGTTCCAGCTTGGGACTGAGATTGCCACAACTGGTGACAATGCATGGCCTATGCCTGTGAACCTCAAGCGACTTATCTGGAATGCCCAGAAGACATTCAAGATTGATTTTAGAAGACCTTCTGATATGCACCCAATGGAAATTGTGGAAGCGATAGATAAACTTCAAGAAAGATTAAAGGTTGTACCTGGTGATGATGCTATGAGCATTGAGGCTCAGAAGAATGCAACCTTGTTCTTCAATATCCTGCTTCGTAGCACATTTGCTAGCAAGAGAGTCTTGAAGGAATACAGGCTTACAAAGGAAGCTTTTGAATGGGTTATTGGTGAGATTGAATCTAGGTTCCTTCAGTCTTTGGTGGCCCCTGGTGAAATGATTGGATGTGTGGCTGCACAGTCCATTGGAGAACCAGCAACTCAGATGACTCTGAATACCTTCCATTATGCTGGTGTCAGTGCCAAGAATGTCACTCTTGGGGTTCCCAGGTTGAGAGAGATTATTAATGTTGCCAAGAAGATAAAGACTCCATCTTTGTCTGTTTACCTGAAGCCTGAGGTGAACAAGAAGAAAGAGTTGGCTAAGAATGTTCAGTGTGCTCTAGAGTACACCACACTGCGCAGTGTAACCCATGCCACTGAGATATGGTATGACCCGGATCCTCTAGGAACCATCATTGAAGAGGATGTGGAGTTTGTCCGGTCGTATTATGAAATGCCTGATGAAGATGTTGACCCGGATAAGATTTCTCCTTGGCTGCTGCGTATTGAGCTTAACCGTGAGATGATGGTTGATAAGAAgttgagcatggctgatattgCTGAGAAGATCAACCGTGAATTTGATGATGACCTGTCGTGCATATTTAATGATGATAATGCTGATAAGCTCATCCTCCGTATCCGCATCACAAATGATGATGCTCCAAAGGGAGAAATACAAGATGAGTCAGCTGAGGATGATGTCTTCCTCAAGAAGATAGAGGGCAACATGTTGACAGAGATGGCCTTACGAGGCATTCCAGACATCAACAAAGTGTTCATCAAACACGGGAAGGTCAATAAATTTGAGCAAAACGATGGTTTCAAAGCAGATCAGGAGTGGATGCTTGATACAGAAGGTGTGAATCTCTTAGCTGTGATGTGTCATGAGGATGTCGATGCTACAAGAACAACAAGTAATCATTTGATTGAAGTGATCGAGGTTCTTGGAATTGAGGCTGTCCGTCGATCTCTCTTGGATGAGCTTCGGGTGGTTATATCTTTCGATGGTTCCTATGTGAACTACAGACATCTAGCCATTCTTTGTGATACAATGACATACAGAGGTCATCTAATGGCTATCACAAGGCATGGTATCAATCGTAATGACACTGGACCTCTTATGAGATGTTCCTTTGAAGAGACTGTTGACATCTTGCTTGATGCCGCTGTATATGCTGAATCTGACCACTTGAGAGGTGTCACGGAGAACATTATGCTTGGCCAGCTTGCTCCTATTGGTACTGGAGGCTGTTCATTATATCTGAATGACCAGATGTTGCAACAGGCAATAGAACTTCAACTACCAAGTTATGTCGAAGGTCTGGACTTCGGCATGACACCAGCACGATCTCCCATATCTGGGACACCCTATCATGAAGGAATGATGTCGCCAAGTTATCTGCTGAGTCCCAACATCAGGGCTTCCCCCATTAATACAGATGCTTCATTCTCACCATATGTTGGGCACATGGCATTCTCACCATTTCCATCACCAGGTGGCTACTCTCCATCATCAGGGGGATACAGTCCATCTTCTCCGGTTTTCACCCCAGAAAAAGGATATAGCCCTCTTTCTCCATCATACAGCCCTGCATCACCAAGTTACAGTCCCACCTCACCATCCTATACACCTGGCTCTCCCACCTATAGTCCTACAAGCCCAAATTACTCCCCAACAAGTCCAACATACTCGCCCACCAGTCCATCATACTCGCCCACATCTCCAAGCTACAGCCCAACATCTCCAAGTTACAGCCCAACATCACCAAGCTACAGCCCCACTTCACCAAGCTACAGCCCCACTTCGCCAGTTTATAGTCCAACCTCACCAGCATACAGCCCCACATCTCCCGCATACAGCCCTACATCTCCATCATACAGCCCCACATCGCCATCCTACAGCCCAACATCACCTTCATACAGCCCTACATCACCTTCATACAGCCCAACATCCCCTTCATACAGCCCGACATCCCCTTCATACAGCCCTACCTCCCCCTCATACAGCCCTACCTCCCCCTCCTACAGTCCAACGTCGCCTGCATACAGCCCTACCTCGCCTGGTTACAGCCCAACGTCACCGAGTTACAGCCCAACATCGCCAAGCTACAGTCCTACTTCGCCGAGCTACAATCCTTCATCAGCCAAGTACAGCCCTTCACATGCTTACTCTCCAAGCAGCCCAAGGATGACTCCATACAGTCAGACATCTCCAAACTACAG TCCAACGTCACCGACTTACTCTCCTACATCACCATCGTATTCACAACCAAGTCCCTCGTACAGCCCAACGAG CCCGTTCAACACCTCTGGAGGACCTAGTCCAGACTACAGCCCAACCTCTCCAAATTACAG CCCAAGTGGAAGCTACTCGCCCACTGCACCCGGCTACTCCCCATCATCCACAGGGCAAGCAAACGACAAGGACGAGAGCACTCGTTGA